TCGCGGCCGGTTTCGGCCATGCCGACCACGCCGCCCGCGGGTCCGGACAGGATCGCGTCCTTACCCTGGAACAGCTCGGCTGCGGTGAGGCCGCCCGACGACATCATGAACATCAGCCGGGCGCCCGACTTTCGGGCATCGAGCTCCGAATCCACGGTTGCGACATAGCGGCGCAGGATCGGCGAGAGATACGCATCGACCACCGTGGTGTCGCCGCGGCCGACGAGCTTGATCAGCGGCGAAATCTCGTGGCTGACGGAGACCTGGGGAAAGCCCATGTCGCGAGCGAGCTTGGCGACGGCCTTTTCATGCTCCGGATAGCGATAGGCGTGCATGAAAACGATCGCCACCGCCTTGATGCCGTCCTTGAGCGCACGCTCCAGTTCGGCGCGTGCCTCATCGAGGTTGAGCTTCTTTTCCACCGTACCGTCGGCGCGCATGCGCTCGTCGATCTCGGCGACGCGCTCGAACAGCATTTCAGGCTTGATAATGTGCTTGGCGAAGATCTTCGGCCGCGCCTGATAGCCGATGCGCAGCGCGTCTCGGAAACCTCTGGTTGTCAGCAGCAGTGTGCGATCGCCCTTGCGCTCCAACAGCGCATTCGTGGCGACCGTGGTCCCCATCTTCACGGCGCCGACGCGGCCCTGCGGGATTGGCTCGCCTTTTGCTAGGCCAAGCAGGTCGCGAATGCCTTGGACGGCGGCGTCGCGATAGGCCTCCGGGTTCTCGGACAGGAGCTTATGGGCCACCAAGGTGCCGTCGGGCCGCCGGCCCACGATGTCCGTGAACGTGCCGCCACGATCGATCCAGAAGTCCATCTGGTTTTTTTGGGGTTTCGCTTGCTTCATACCTGTCTCAAACGCCATCATCGGACCGACATTCCGAAGCTCGTGCATAGCACGCCTCCTCGGAACCAAGGGATGCATTCTGGCCGCAAGGTGCTTACGGCGCGGAATGGCGGATGACGGGGATCATGCGGACTTTCCTTGACCGGCTCTACTTGTTTTCGGGCTATCTCGCCGGCGCCTTCATGCTGGCAATCTTCGTGCTGATGATGGCGCTGTCCGCCGGCCGCCCGCTCGGCCTCAATATTCCGGCGGCCGACGATTTCGTGTCCTGGTGCATGGCAGCAATGGCCTTCCTCGGCCTCGCTCACACCTTCCGGCACGGCGAGATGATCCGGGTCGGCCTGCTGATCGACAAATTGCCCGAACGGAGCCGGCACTGGGTCGAGCTTGTCTGCCTTGTCATCGGCATCGGTTTCATCGCCTTCTTCGCGTTCTACGCCTGCCAGCTCGTGCGCGACTCCTGGCGCTTCCATGAGATGTCGCAGGGCGTGATTTCGATCCCGATGTGGATCCCGCAGATCGGCTACGCGCTCGGGCTGATCATCCTGCTGATCGCCTTCGTGGACGAATTTGTCCACGTGCTGCGCGGCAACCTGCCACGCTACGAGAAGCCCAAGCCGCAGACCGCCGAAGAGGTGGTCGAGCAGGCGATCCAGAGCGGGGTCTAACGTGGACCTGATCGAGATCGCGCTCGTCCTCCTGGTGCTGCTCACCGTCCTTTTGGCCGGCGGGGTGTGGATCGCAATCGCACTGATGGCCTGCGGCTATGCCGGCATGTTGTTCGTCGGCGGCAGCGTGCCGCCGGGCGGGGTGCTGGCGACGACCGTGTGGGGCAACAGCGCGTCGTGGACGCTCGCCGCGTTGCCGCTCTTCATCTGGATGGGCGAGATTCTGTTTCGCACCAAGCTCTCGGAGGAGATGTTTCGCGGGCTGGCGCCCTGGCTCAACCGCATTCCCGGCCGGCTGATGCATGTGAACGTGCTCGCCTGCGGCATCTTCGGCTCGGTGTCGGGCTCGTCGGCTGCGACCTGCGCCACCGTGGCCAAGATCGCGCTGCCTGAATTGAAGAAGCGCGGCTATGACGAAAACATCAGCCTCGGCTCGCTTGCGGGCGCGGGCACGCTCGGCATCCTGATCCCGCCGTCGATCATGATGGTGATCTATGCGGTGCAGGCCAATGTCTCGATCATCCAGGTGTTCCTGGCGGGCTTTCTGCCGGGCTTCCTGGTGATGGCGCTCTATTCGGGTTACATCGCGATCTGGTCGCTGCTGCATCCGGAAAAGACGCCGCCGCCCGAGCCGGCGCTGACCTTCCGCGAGAAACTTCGCGAATCCGCGCAGCTCATTCCGACGATGCTGCTGATCCTGCTGGTGTTCGCCGCGCTGATGTTCGGCTGGGCGACCGCGACCGAGTGTGCCGCCTGGGGCGTGATGGGGTCGCTCGCCATCGCCTGGTATCACGGCATGCTGAGCTGGGAGTCGTTCTTCCTGAGCGTGATGGGCGCGACACGCGTCACCTGCATGATCATGCTGATCCTGGCCGGTGCGTCGTACATGTCCACCTCGATGGCCTATACCGGCGTGCCGCAGGCGCTCGCCACATGGGTCGGCCACTTCAATCTCAGCCCCTATGCGCTGATCGCGGCGCTCACCGTGATGTACATCGTGCTCGGCACCGCGCTCGACGGCATCTCGATGATCGTTCTGACCACCGCGGTGGTGATCCCGATGATCAAGGCGGCGGGCTTCGACCTCGTCTGGTTCGGCATCTTCGTCGTGCTGGTGGTCGAGATGGCCGAGGTCTCGCCGCCGGTCGGCTTCAACCTGTTCGTGCTGCAGACCATGAGCGGCAAGGATTCCAATTTCGTCGCGAAAGCCTCGCTGCCGTTCTTCTTCCTGCTGGTCCTGGCGGTCGCCATCATCACGGTGTTCCCGAGCATCGTGATGGTGCTGCCAAGGCTCGCATTCCCAGCCTGAATTCAAACGTGAGAGGGCGATCACCATGAAGCATCGAATGAAGACACTGCTGGCCGCCGCCGCGGTCGCGTTGTTCGCGACGCAAGCTTCGGCGCAGACCAAATGGAATCTGCCGAGCGCCTATCCGCCGGACAACCCGCATGTCGAAAACCTGACGCTGTTCGCAAAGGACGTCGCGGACGCGACCGGCGGCAAGCTGCAGATCACGGTGCATGCCGGCGCCTCGCTGTTCAAAGGCCCCGAGATCAAGCGCGCGGTCGCGACCGGCCAGGCGCAGACCGGCGAAATCCTGATCTCGATCCTCGAGAACGAGAACCCGATCTTCGGTATCGACGTCGTGCCGTTCCTTGCCACGAGCTTCCCCGAAGCGATGAAGCTCTGGCTCGCCTCGAAGCCTTTGATCGAGCAGAAGCTCGCCGCGCAGGGCATCCAGGTGCTGTTCACGGTGCCGTGGGGCCCGCAGGGCATCTACGCCAAGAAGGACATCAACAGTATCGAGGACATGAAGGGCCTGAAGTGGCGGGCCTATAACGTCGGCACCGCGCGCATCGGCGAACTGGTCGGCGCCCAGGCGGTGACGATCCAGGCTGCGGAGCTGCCGCAGGCTTTGGCGACCGGCGTGGTCAACGCCTTCATGTCATCGGGCGCGACCGGCTACGACTCCAAGGTGTGGGAGTCGCTCACCCACTTCTACGACACTCGCGCTTGGATTCCGCGCAACGTCGCCTTCATCAACAAGGCTGCGCTCGACGCGCTCGACAAGCCGACCCAGGAGGCGGTGCTGAAGGCCGCCAAGGTGGCCGAGGAGCGTGGCTGGAAGATGTGGGAGACCAAGACCGAGTGGTACCACGAGGAGATCGCCAAGAAGGGCATGAAGGTGCTCAAGCCGAGCCCCGAGCTTCAGGCGGGCTTCAAGAAGATCGGCGACCAGCTCACCGCCGACTGGCTCAAGCGCGCTGGCGCCGAAGGGCAGGCCGTGATCGACGCTTATAAGAAGAGCCTCTGAAGGCAGATGTTTGAAACATAGGCCCTTCAACTCGGTCATTCCGGGGCGCCGCGAAAGCCGCGAACCCGGAATCCAGAAGCACGGGCGGCGTCTTCGTCTGGATTCCGGGTTCACGCGCTTTGCGCGTGCCCCGGAATGACCGGGCGGCACAAGCCTCGCCACAACCGCTTCGTCCATGCTATTGACGGCCCCGCCGCGCTTCGCGGCCCGCCGCCTGGGGCATTTTCCGGGGCGGTCGAGAGACGGCTTTCCAACCAACAGGACAGGCAATGGCTAACGTTGTGGCAATCTGCGGCTCGCTGCGTAAGGGGTCGTTCAACCGTATGCTGATGAATGCTTCGATCGGGCTCGCCCCCGCCGGCATGACCATCAAGGAAGGCCCGTCCTTCGCCAACATTCCGATTTATAATTTCGACGACCAGCAATCGACCGGCTTCCCCAAGGACGCCGACGTGCTGCATGAGGCGATCCGCGCCGCCGACGCCGTGCTGGTCGTTTCGCCGGAATACAACTGGTCGGTGCCGGCCGGCTTGAAGAACGCCATCGATTGGTTGTCGCGCTACAAGGAAGTCTCGTTCAAGGACAAGCCGGTGGCGATCCAGTCAGCGGCCGGCGGCCTGCTCGGCGGCGCGCGCATGCAGTATGCGTTGCGCATGGTGTTGCAGGCTGTCGATGCTCAACTGTTCGGCAAGCCCGAGGTGATCGTCAACATGGCGGCCAACAAGTTCGCTGATGGCAAGCTGACCGACCAGGGCGCACAAGATCTGATCAAGCAGCAGCTCACGGCTTTCGCCAAGTTCATCGAACGCCACAAGGTTTGAGCCGATAACAACAAACCAGGGAGGAACGCCATGTATGCGGTGGTAGGCGCCACGGGAAACACCGGGCGCGCGGTCGTCAAGGAGCTCAAGGCCCTCGGCGAGAATCCGGTCTGCGTCGTTCGCAATGCCGACAAGGCCAAGGACGTGCTCGGCGCGGACACCAGGACGGCGATCGCCGAGCTCGACGATCGCGCCGCGATGGAGAAGGCGTTGGCGGGCGCCAAGCGCGTCTTCGTCGTCACCGGTCACAACCCGAAGTCCGATGTGCAGCAGATCAATGTGATCGATGCCGCCAAGGCCGCGGGCGCCGAATACATCGTCAAGGTGTCCGGCGGCCGCGACGTGATCGGTCCGAACGTGGAATCGGTGAATGGCCAGGCGCACTACAAGATCGAGGAGCACCTGAAGAAATCCGGGCTGCAATGGTGCATCCTGAGCCCCGGCCTGTTCATGCAGAACATCCTGGGGCAGGCCGCCAACATCAAGGACCAGGGCAAGATCATCCAGCCATGGCCGAAGGATCTGTCGGTCGCGCTGATCGACGTGCGCGACACCGGCGCGCTCGGCGCCCGCGTGCTGCGCGATCCGCAAAAGCACAACGGCAAGCTCTACTCGTTCAGTGGTGTGAGCACCACGTTCGGCGATTTCGCCAAGGTGATCGGCGATACCATCGGCAAGCCGCTCACCTACGTCGAGATCACGCTGGAGCAGGCGGAAGCCGGAATGAAGTCGCGCAACATGCCGGACTGGCTGGTGGCGCATCTCATCTCGATCGCGCGGGCGGGCGGCAAGGGCGCGTTCTCGCACGAGAACACCCAACCGATCCGCGACATCGTCGGCCGTGAGCCGATCACGACGAAGCAGTTCGCGCAGGATTTTAAAGGCGCATTCAGCTGAGGCTGGAAGGCCCCGCCAGCCGCACCGGCGGTGAACTCCCTCTCCCCAACGGGGAGAGGGTTGGGGTGAGGGGGCCTCAGTCCCTCGATAGACCGTACTCCCTCACCCGCCGCACTTCGTGCGGCGACCTCTCCCCATGGGAGAGGTGAAGGGGCTGCTGTACCACCGATTCAATTCCGACGATTTCTAACTCCGCTTCACATTCGAAATCCGTGTCGGCACGCCGAATTCGCGGTGGCACACCTCGGCGAGCGCCGCGATGCCGGTGCGGATTTCGTCATGCGTCGGGCTTGCAAAGCAGAGCCGCATGCGGCTCTTGCTGTGCTCGCGGTTCACCGACCATTCCGGCCCGGGATTGATCGCGACGCCGGCCTTGAGCGCCGGCTGGTAGAGCTTCAGCGTATCGACGTTGTCGGGCAGCTTGACCCAAAGGAAGATGCCGCCCTTGGGCTCCTCGAACTCGGCCGCTGTGCCGAACTGTTCGTTGAGTGACTCCATCAACGTGTCGAGCTTCTTGCGCAGCCCGCGCGTCAGAACCGGCACATGTTCGGCGAAATGCGGCCCGCAGTATTCGGCAAGCACCATCTGCTCCAGCGAGCCCGAACCCGCGTCGAACTTGATCGACAGCATCCGCGACAGGATCTGCCAGGGCGCGACGATGTAGCCGACGCGCAGCGCCGGCGCGATCGATTTGGAGAACGAGCCGATGTGGATCACGTTCGCGGTCTTGCTCATGGCATGCAGCGCCGGCGGCCGCTTGTGATCCCAGATCAGGTCCGCGTAGCAGTCGTCCTCGAAAATCGGCACGCCGTACTGCTCGGCAAGCTTCAGCATCTCGGCGCGGCGCGCCTCGGGCAGGATTGTGCCGGTCGGATTTTGCACCGTCGGGATGGTGTAGATGTACTTCGGCCGGACGCCGCGGCTTTTCAGCTCGTCGAGCGCGTTCGCCAGCGCGTCCATCCGCATGCCGTCGCGATCGAGCGGGATGCCGACGATGTTGACGCCGAGCCGCGTCAGCCGATTGATCGAGCCCTGATAGCACTCCTGTTCGATGATCACGGTGTCGCCGCGCGCAAGCAGTGCACCATTGACCAGATCGAGCCCCTGCAGCGAGCCCGACGTGATCATGATCTCGTCGGCCGTGCAGGTCATGCCGGCGTCGCGCTTGAGCTTCGTGACCAGGAAATCGCGCAGCGCGCGATAGCCCTGGGGGCCGCTCATCAGACCGTAGGTCGCAAGCGTCCGGCCTTCGCGCTTCAGCACCGAATTCGCCGACGCTATCAGCCCATCGAGCGGCAGTTCGTCGCCGTCGTTGTTGCCGCCGGTGAAGTTGTATTTCGGCAGGCCGGTGTATTTCACGGCCGGCGCGGGATGGCCCGCGGGCACGAGCGGCGTGAAGTCGAAGGCGGTGGTCATGACGGTCGGCCTCTTACTTGACTGAAACGGGATAATGCAGAAAACCGCGGAACCGGGCGCGGCCGCCCCGGTCCGGCTCGCTGGTGCATTCGATCGACTTGAAGCGGCGCACGAGCTTGCCGATCGCAACCTGCGCCTCCATCCGCGCCAGCGAATTGCCGGCGCAGGTGTGAATGCCGAAACCGAAGGCGAGATGCCGGTTCGGCGTGCGGCGGATGTCCAGTGTATCGGGCTCGGGAAACTGGGCCGGGTCGCGATTGGCCGCGCCGATGCACAGATGCACGTAGGTGCCGGCCGGCATCGCGGTCTCGCCGATCCGCGTGTCGGCGGCCGCGCGGCGGTTGCCGAGCTGGTTCGAGCTTTCCATGCGCAGGAATTCTTCGATCGCGGTTTCGATGGTCTGCGGATGCGCGGCAAGATCGCGCATGACGTCGGGGT
The Rhodoplanes sp. Z2-YC6860 genome window above contains:
- a CDS encoding TRAP transporter small permease; this translates as MRTFLDRLYLFSGYLAGAFMLAIFVLMMALSAGRPLGLNIPAADDFVSWCMAAMAFLGLAHTFRHGEMIRVGLLIDKLPERSRHWVELVCLVIGIGFIAFFAFYACQLVRDSWRFHEMSQGVISIPMWIPQIGYALGLIILLIAFVDEFVHVLRGNLPRYEKPKPQTAEEVVEQAIQSGV
- a CDS encoding TRAP transporter large permease, whose amino-acid sequence is MDLIEIALVLLVLLTVLLAGGVWIAIALMACGYAGMLFVGGSVPPGGVLATTVWGNSASWTLAALPLFIWMGEILFRTKLSEEMFRGLAPWLNRIPGRLMHVNVLACGIFGSVSGSSAATCATVAKIALPELKKRGYDENISLGSLAGAGTLGILIPPSIMMVIYAVQANVSIIQVFLAGFLPGFLVMALYSGYIAIWSLLHPEKTPPPEPALTFREKLRESAQLIPTMLLILLVFAALMFGWATATECAAWGVMGSLAIAWYHGMLSWESFFLSVMGATRVTCMIMLILAGASYMSTSMAYTGVPQALATWVGHFNLSPYALIAALTVMYIVLGTALDGISMIVLTTAVVIPMIKAAGFDLVWFGIFVVLVVEMAEVSPPVGFNLFVLQTMSGKDSNFVAKASLPFFFLLVLAVAIITVFPSIVMVLPRLAFPA
- a CDS encoding TRAP transporter substrate-binding protein produces the protein MKHRMKTLLAAAAVALFATQASAQTKWNLPSAYPPDNPHVENLTLFAKDVADATGGKLQITVHAGASLFKGPEIKRAVATGQAQTGEILISILENENPIFGIDVVPFLATSFPEAMKLWLASKPLIEQKLAAQGIQVLFTVPWGPQGIYAKKDINSIEDMKGLKWRAYNVGTARIGELVGAQAVTIQAAELPQALATGVVNAFMSSGATGYDSKVWESLTHFYDTRAWIPRNVAFINKAALDALDKPTQEAVLKAAKVAEERGWKMWETKTEWYHEEIAKKGMKVLKPSPELQAGFKKIGDQLTADWLKRAGAEGQAVIDAYKKSL
- a CDS encoding NADPH-dependent FMN reductase, whose translation is MANVVAICGSLRKGSFNRMLMNASIGLAPAGMTIKEGPSFANIPIYNFDDQQSTGFPKDADVLHEAIRAADAVLVVSPEYNWSVPAGLKNAIDWLSRYKEVSFKDKPVAIQSAAGGLLGGARMQYALRMVLQAVDAQLFGKPEVIVNMAANKFADGKLTDQGAQDLIKQQLTAFAKFIERHKV
- a CDS encoding NmrA family NAD(P)-binding protein, which translates into the protein MYAVVGATGNTGRAVVKELKALGENPVCVVRNADKAKDVLGADTRTAIAELDDRAAMEKALAGAKRVFVVTGHNPKSDVQQINVIDAAKAAGAEYIVKVSGGRDVIGPNVESVNGQAHYKIEEHLKKSGLQWCILSPGLFMQNILGQAANIKDQGKIIQPWPKDLSVALIDVRDTGALGARVLRDPQKHNGKLYSFSGVSTTFGDFAKVIGDTIGKPLTYVEITLEQAEAGMKSRNMPDWLVAHLISIARAGGKGAFSHENTQPIRDIVGREPITTKQFAQDFKGAFS
- a CDS encoding aminotransferase-like domain-containing protein, with translation MTTAFDFTPLVPAGHPAPAVKYTGLPKYNFTGGNNDGDELPLDGLIASANSVLKREGRTLATYGLMSGPQGYRALRDFLVTKLKRDAGMTCTADEIMITSGSLQGLDLVNGALLARGDTVIIEQECYQGSINRLTRLGVNIVGIPLDRDGMRMDALANALDELKSRGVRPKYIYTIPTVQNPTGTILPEARRAEMLKLAEQYGVPIFEDDCYADLIWDHKRPPALHAMSKTANVIHIGSFSKSIAPALRVGYIVAPWQILSRMLSIKFDAGSGSLEQMVLAEYCGPHFAEHVPVLTRGLRKKLDTLMESLNEQFGTAAEFEEPKGGIFLWVKLPDNVDTLKLYQPALKAGVAINPGPEWSVNREHSKSRMRLCFASPTHDEIRTGIAALAEVCHREFGVPTRISNVKRS